In a genomic window of Saccharomyces kudriavzevii IFO 1802 strain IFO1802 genome assembly, chromosome: 2:
- the BOI1 gene encoding Boi1p (similar to Saccharomyces cerevisiae BOI1 (YBL085W) and BOI2 (YER114C); ancestral locus Anc_7.413) codes for MNFEGNTMGKETKSFPLYIAVNEYSKRMEDELNMKPGDKIKVITDDGEYNDGWYYGRNLRTEEEGLYPAVFTKKIALDQPETLRKTRTQGSGNSGVNCSTLNGYASKLGKPSSSQQENRYTSLKSTMSDIDKALEELRNESVEQEIPASFAKIAEVNDMEAQDEETLIQDRSQKEGNMTHDSMFSSTADLNLSLESLKNVSRSNISTKSLESGSGAINSSDPKMAENWSPGEVTDYFIFIGFDQTTSNKFKEHEISGKILVELELEHLKELEIDSFGVRFEIFREIGNIKSAINSSSNGLHKDYIPFAFENRTTQLMPAATVNRDEIQQPISTRDTTSSGIPGGNFDRNSSSSATEQQRPSSVVVNPNFKLHDLAEEVLDITEVPNLFTDKDIFESPGRAPKPPSYPSPVQPPQSPSFNIKYANNNSRFPPQSTTLSKNKTSTVYLNGPITNSSTSSDNSTGKFKFPVMNGHDLNSRKTTLTSATVPSVDTVNTDESLPIVSNISSNATSHHPNRSSVVYNSHKRTESGSSFVDLFNRISMLSPVKSSFEEDEIKQPPKANRAVYDATRRKSSYGHSRDASFSELKKHRRNSSILSFFSSKSQSNPTSPIKEAFTVDPSKIVSNSRSQSNSYSHARSRSYSHSRKHSLVTSPLKTSLSTINSKSNLALVPDDTKDSGNNDEEEVTQPRESKHKRKHKHKSKHKHNSDSKSTEEKSRSKLFSSSKESSTRGKESGRSPSELTQKSTKSSLPRSNAKKQQTSAFTEGIRSITAKKSMQNADCSGWMSKKGTGAMGTWKQRFFILHGTRLSYFTNTNDEKERGLIDITAHRVLPASDDDRLISLYAASLGKGKYCFKLVPPQPGSKKGLTFTEPRVHYFAVDNKSEMKAWLSAIIKATIDIDTSIPVISSYATQTISLSRAKALLEEARLQTQLRDAEEEEGRDRFQWDDSQNRRNSKYPTEQEESENSNGYLESAEFEYPGGRF; via the coding sequence atgaatttcGAAGGGAATACCATGGGGAAGGAAACCAAGTCTTTTCCTCTATATATAGCAGTAAACGAATACTCTAAACGAATGGAGGACGAGCTCAATATGAAACCAGGTGACAAAATTAAGGTCATTACGGATGATGGGGAGTACAATGACGGCTGGTATTATGGGCGCAATTTGAGAACCGAAGAAGAGGGCCTATACCCAGCTGTATTTACCAAAAAGATAGCTTTGGACCAACCAGAAACTCTACGTAAGACGCGAACTCAAGGGAGTGGCAATTCTGGTGTCAATTGTAGCACCTTGAATGGATATGCGAGTAAACTAGGCAAGCCCTCCTCGTCGCAACAGGAAAACAGGTATACGTCATTGAAAAGTACGATGAGCGATATAGATAAAGCTTTAGAAGAACTGAGAAATGAATCAGTTGAACAAGAGATACCTGCATCTTTCGCCAAGATTGCTGAAGTGAATGATATGGAAGCGCAAGACGAAGAAACCTTGATTCAAGACAGATCTCAAAAGGAGGGAAATATGACACATGACTCAATGTTTTCGAGTACGGCAGATTTGAATTTAAGCCTTGAATCATTGAAGAATGTGAGCAGGTCGAATATATCAACTAAATCCCTAGAATCGGGTTCAGGCGCAATCAATTCATCAGACCCCAAAATGGCTGAAAATTGGAGCCCAGGAGAGGTTACCGATTATTTTATCTTTATAGGGTTTGACCAAACCACCTCCAATAAATTCAAGGAACACGAAATCTCTGGAAAGATACTAGTGGAATTAGAATTAGAACATCTGAAAGAGCTGGAAATAGACTCTTTCGGTGTAAGGTTCGAGATATTTAGGGAAATAGGCAATATCAAATCGGCGATAAATTCATCGTCGAACGGGCTGCACAAAGACTACATCCCTTTCGCCTTCGAAAATCGAACAACTCAACTAATGCCCGCAGCTACTGTAAATAGAGATGAAATTCAACAACCGATTTCCACACGTGACACTACAAGCAGCGGGATACCGGGCGGGAACTTTGACAGAAATTCATCTTCAAGCGCTACAGAGCAGCAGAGACCAAGCTCTGTTGTTGTTAATCCAAACTTCAAACTTCACGACCTCGCTGAAGAAGTTTTAGATATCACAGAAGTCCCTAACTTATTTACTGACAAGGATATATTTGAATCACCAGGAAGGGCCCCCAAGCCACCGTCGTATCCAAGCCCAGTTCAACCACCGCAGTCGCCGTCTTTTAATATCAAATATGCGAACAATAATAGCAGGTTTCCTCCTCAATCAACAACCTTATCCAAAAACAAGACTTCAACTGTCTACTTAAATGGGCCAATTACCAATTCTTCCACATCTTCTGATAATTCAACGGGCAAATTTAAGTTTCCCGTTATGAATGGTCATGATTTGAACTCTAGGAAAACAACATTGACATCCGCTACTGTACCTTCTGTTGATACAGTCAATACAGACGAATCTCTACCCATAGTTTCAAACATATCGTCGAATGCTACGTCTCACCATCCAAACAGAAGTTCTGTTGTCTACAATAGCCATAAGAGGACTGAATCTGGGAGTTCGTTCGTTGATTTGTTCAATCGAATCTCAATGTTATCACCAGTTAAGTCAAGTTTTGAGGAGGATGAAATTAAACAGCCTCCAAAGGCCAACAGAGCAGTTTACGATGCAACACGCAGGAAGTCATCTTATGGGCATTCAAGAGATGCATCATTTTCTGAACTGAAAAAACACCGAAGAAACTCGTCCATATTAtcgtttttttcctcaaaaaGTCAATCAAATCCGACGTCGCCAATAAAAGAAGCCTTTACTGTTGATCCTTCCAAGATAGTTTCCAACTCTCGTTCTCAGTCGAACTCCTATTCACATGCAAGATCACGATCCTACTCTCACAGTAGAAAACACTCGTTAGTTACTAGCCCTTTGAAGACTTCGCTGAGTACcataaattcaaaatccAACCTTGCTCTAGTGCCTGACGATACTAAGGATAGTGGCAACaatgatgaggaagaagtAACTCAACCACGTGAAAGTAAACATAAGCGCAAACATAAACACAAAAGCAAGCACAAGCACAACAGCGACTCCAAAAGCaccgaagaaaaaagtagatCGAAATTATTTTCTAGCTCAAAAGAATCTTCGACCCGGGGTAAGGAATCCGGAAGATCTCCTAGTGAGCTCACCCAAAAATCTACTAAATCGAGTCTTCCCAGATCGAACGCTAAAAAGCAACAGACATCTGCTTTCACTGAAGGCATACGTTCGATTacagcaaaaaaatctatgCAAAACGCAGATTGTTCAGGTTGGATGAGTAAAAAAGGCACCGGCGCTATGGGGACGTGGAAGCAAAGATTTTTTATACTTCATGGAACAAGGCTTTCTTATTTTACAAATACCAATGATGAAAAGGAGCGTGGTTTGATAGATATCACAGCCCATAGAGTGTTGCCCGccagtgatgatgatagaCTTATTTCCTTATATGCTGCAAGCCTAGGAAAGGGCAAATATTGTTTTAAATTGGTTCCCCCACAGCCAGGGTCCAAAAAAGGACTAACCTTTACAGAGCCTCGTGTTCACTATTTTGCAGTCGATAATAAATCCGAGATGAAGGCGTGGTTATCAGCCATAATTAAAGCTACAATTGATATTGACACTAGTATCCCTGTTATTAGTTCATATGCCACACAAACGATATCTTTGAGCAGGGCAAAAGCTTTATTGGAGGAAGCTAGGTTACAGACCCAACTAAGAGATgctgaagaggaagagggGAGGGATCGATTTCAGTGGGATGACTCCCAAAATAGGAGAAATTCTAAATATCCAActgaacaagaagaatCCGAAAACTCTAATGGTTATTTAGAAAGTGCtgaatttgaatatccCGGTGGCAGATTTTGA